A window of Xiphophorus hellerii strain 12219 chromosome 7, Xiphophorus_hellerii-4.1, whole genome shotgun sequence contains these coding sequences:
- the cobll1b gene encoding cordon-bleu protein-like 1b isoform X3, with protein sequence MDFVRPMSLVMDDRGSQPHPRSTSLRVSTKTKAPSPPGLKTADCSGFSQWHPGSPRLTMDQKENLMDKELSLIVVLPGGVEKNTQVEGSKPLMDLLVTLCAKYHLNPSSHTLELVTANRNNIKLKPNALIGTLDAEKIILKPKGEDKNKKAGPQMPETTVRMVINYKKTQKTVLRVNPRVPLRELLPAICEKCEFDTETTVLLRDITSSAPIDLSGSLNDYAIREVYAKDTQGQVVSPVCLNSPVPAGLVTPGKDKIQKEKENKGLFSKFRKSKKKSDQPTTVSAPASPVLVSKPRPLSMALPCSNSTPIDSSTFSEVPKKRRAPQPPILTTQSGRSDFATRQRINSEPSTQLDGIQRSPLSRGFSAESSLRRTKRKAPAPPTSTRTNVEKALSEEEHAQATAVSSTLQEIREQEEAAGSASSSAAPKTQGENGILNVSPESSLHSPSPDAESGSTVEAGGEDQCLDLSSDGKRVDGTVNDSAALDVKSNDTNSFEPTTTDNVAVQVEDVHPQPICKEPKADGNESGLLPSVKKDAEVQASSDANPEPPQELPDGSASSVTTSTQCPAGEDALVQTDSTGLAGPPQQHVDKVSLSTAPVTLLPAEKKDMSTSTEELEPSKPSKGASLHTSSTSPCKEKKSSVPAPKKASFMHAADLELKPKPSNELTRDYIPKVGMTTYTIVPQKSLEKHRYFEVALTLEASQESPGEELDSVSPGLKEDQGQTVVLREKTELNSNLPRDDLLSSTINTTTTFSTTTLQHTVNGSIPEPPPPSPPMTVQITDKISSANEASQAGLPTEVKDMKIPPATKPKPASFRLAQHKKTPGFYVTSAAEKSPSATPASGLKETQGSPDRAGLPSPPSPPPPPLLTPSLSPVQCQEEMAEATGVQLSLKQDDKNVASMRVTRQSSLPSRELSARLSLEKFRSFAAPRPFAPSTPSRFAQAVSSAVKRSQSLSHGPKSPPSKVSPPVSPITSPSSVIQSKGLSELKGEEVTQMAKETGL encoded by the exons ATG GATTTCGTAAGGCCGATGAGTTTAGTCATGGATGATCGTGGATCCCAGCCCCATCCGCGGAGCACGTCCTTGAG AGTGTCGACCAAAACCAAAGCCCCGTCCCCACCAGGACTGAAGACAGCCGATTGCTCAGGTTTCTCCCAGTGGCACCCAGGAAGCCCTCGTTTAACCATGGACCAGAAGGAAAACCTGATGGATAAGGAGCTCTCTCTTATTGTGGTTTTGCCTGGTGGAGTAGAAAAGAACACCCAAGTTGAAGGAAG CAAACCCCTGATGGATCTGTTGGTCACACTGTGTGCGAAGTATCACCTAAATCCATCAAGCCACACTTTAGAACTGGTCACTGCCAACAGGAACAACATCAAACTCAAGCCCAATGCCCTTATAGGAACCTTAGATGCAGAAAAGATCATATTGAAACCGAAGGGAGAGGATAAAAATAAGAAAGCTGGTCCACAGATGCCAGAG ACTACTGTTCGGATGGTGATAAACTACAAAAAGACGCAAAAGACAGTGTTAAGAGTAAATCCTAGAGTTCCCCTCCGTGAACTGTTGCCAGCGATATGTGAGAAATGTGAATTTGACACAGAGACCACAGTTCTGCTGAGAGACATCACATCATCAGCCCCCATAGACTTGTCTGGGTCTCTTAATGATTATGCAATAAGGGAAGTTTATGCAAAAGACACACAAG GACAAGTTGTTTCTCCTGTGTGCCTAAACTCACCAGTCCCTGCAG gaCTGGTAACTCCAGGGAAAGATaaaattcagaaagaaaaagaaaataaaggccTCTTCAgtaaatttagaaaaagcaaaaagaaatcaGACCAG CCAACGACTGTCAGTGCCCCAGCTTCTCCTGTGCTTGTCAGCAAGCCTCGACCGCTCAGCATGGCCTTACCCTGCTCAAATTCAACTCCTATCGACTCTTCAACGTTCTCCGAAGTGCCAAAGAAGAGACGTGCGCCCCAACCGCCGATTCTCACGACTCAGAGCGGTCGCTCAGACTTCGCCACCCGCCAGAGAATCAACTCTGAACCCAGCACCCAACTTGATGGGATTCAG AGGAGTCCTTTAAGTCGCGGATTCTCGGCAGAATCTTCACTGAGGAGGACCAAACGCAAGGCTCCTGCACCTCCAACATCTACAAGAACCAACGTTGAAAAAGCTTTGTCAGAAGAGGAACATGCTCAAG caacTGCAGTTTCTTCCACACTGCAGGAGATTAGAGAACAGGAGGAGGCTGCTGGATCTGCAAGCTCTTCCGCTGCTCCCAAAACCCAGGGAGAGAATGGCATCCTCAACGTGTCCCCTGAATCCTCGCTCCACTCACCTTCTCCAGATGCAGAAAGTGGGAGTACAGTGGAGGCGGGTGGGGAAGATCAGTGTCTTGATCTATCCTCAGATGGCAA acgAGTGGACGGCACTGTAAATGATTCTGCAGCTCTGGATGTTAAAAGTAATGACACAAACTCATTCGAACCCACTACCACTG atAACGTTGCAGTTCAAGTTGAAGATGTTCACCCACAGCCCATCTGCAAAGAGCCGAAAGCTGATGGCAATGAAAGCGGCCTACTTCCTTCTGTAAAAAAGGATGCAGAAGTTCAGGCGTCCAGTGACGCAAATCCAGAACCCCCTCAAGAGCTGCCTGATGGGTCGGCGAGTTCAGTGACAACCAGCACGCAGTGTCCCGCTGGAGAAGATGCTCTGGTGCAAACGGATTCCACGGGACTTGCTGGGCCTCCACAACAACATGTGGACAAAGTCTCTTTATCAACTGCTCCAGTCACCTTATTGCCAGCAGAGAAAAAAGATATGTCCACTTCAACAGAAGAGCTAGAACCCTCTAAACCCTCCAAAGGCGCATCTCTCCACACTTCATCAACCTCTccgtgcaaagaaaaaaagtcgaGTGTGCCAGCCCCAAAGAAAGCATCGTTTATGCATGCAGCAGACCTTGAGCTAAAGCCGAAGCCTTCGAATGAGCTGACGAGAGATTACATCCCTAAAGTCGGGATGACGACCTACACGATCGTGCCTCAAAAATCTCTTGAGAAACACAGATACTTTGAAGTTGCACTGACACTGGAAGCGTCTCAAGAATCTCCAGGAGAAGAACTTGATTCCGTTTCTCCTGGTTTGAAAGAGGACCAGGGACAGACTGTAGTTTTaagagagaaaactgaactaaacTCTAACTTACCCAGGGATGACTTGCTGTCTAGCACAATTAATACCACTACTACTTTTAGTACTACTACACTGCAACACACTGTAAATGGAAGCATACCTGAACCTCCTCCTCCCTCACCACCCATGACTGTCCAGATCACAGACAAGATCTCCTCTGCTAATGAAGCTTCCCAAGCAGGTTTGCCAACAGAGGTCAAGGACATGAAAATTCCACCCGCAACTAAACCTAAGCCTGCTTCTTTCCGCTTGgcacagcacaaaaaaacaccTGGATTTTATGTAACTTCAGCTGCTGAGAAAAGCCCTAGTGCCACTCCTGCCTCTGGCCTCAAGGAAACTCAAGGGAGTCCAGATAGAGCAGGCCTGCCCTCTCCACCTTCCCCTCCTCCACCACCGCTTCTTACTCCTTCTTTATCTCCTGTACAGTGTCAAGAGGAGATGGCAGAGGCCACTGGAGTTCAGCTTAGTCTGAAGCAGGATGACAAGAATGTGGCCTCTATGCGAGTGACAAGGCAAAGCAGTCTGCCGTCAAGAGAGCTGAGTGCTAGGTTAAGCTTGGAAAAATTTAGGAGCTTTGCAGCTCCTAGACCTTTTGCTCCTTCGACGCCATCCCGCTTCGCCCAGGCTGTGTCCTCTGCTGTGAAAAGAAGCCAGTCTCTGTCCCACGGCCCAAAATCACCTCCCTCCAAGGTGTCTCCGCCTGTTTCTCCAATTACAAGTCCGTCATCAGTCATCCAGTCAAAGGGTTTATCTGAACTCAAG GGTGAGGAGGTTACTCAGATGGCAAAAGAGACCGGACTGTAG
- the cobll1b gene encoding cordon-bleu protein-like 1b isoform X2: MDFVRPMSLVMDDRGSQPHPRSTSLRVSTKTKAPSPPGLKTADCSGFSQWHPGSPRLTMDQKENLMDKELSLIVVLPGGVEKNTQVEGSKPLMDLLVTLCAKYHLNPSSHTLELVTANRNNIKLKPNALIGTLDAEKIILKPKGEDKNKKAGPQMPETTVRMVINYKKTQKTVLRVNPRVPLRELLPAICEKCEFDTETTVLLRDITSSAPIDLSGSLNDYAIREVYAKDTQGQVVSPVCLNSPVPAGLVTPGKDKIQKEKENKGLFSKFRKSKKKSDQPTTVSAPASPVLVSKPRPLSMALPCSNSTPIDSSTFSEVPKKRRAPQPPILTTQSGRSDFATRQRINSEPSTQLDGIQRSPLSRGFSAESSLRRTKRKAPAPPTSTRTNVEKALSEEEHAQATAVSSTLQEIREQEEAAGSASSSAAPKTQGENGILNVSPESSLHSPSPDAESGSTVEAGGEDQCLDLSSDGKRVDGTVNDSAALDVKSNDTNSFEPTTTDNVAVQVEDVHPQPICKEPKADGNESGLLPSVKKDAEVQASSDANPEPPQELPDGSASSVTTSTQCPAGEDALVQTDSTGLAGPPQQHVDKVSLSTAPVTLLPAEKKDMSTSTEELEPSKPSKGASLHTSSTSPCKEKKSSVPAPKKASFMHAADLELKPKPSNELTRDYIPKVGMTTYTIVPQKSLEKHRYFEVALTLEASQESPGEELDSVSPGLKEDQGQTVVLREKTELNSNLPRDDLLSSTINTTTTFSTTTLQHTVNGSIPEPPPPSPPMTVQITDKISSANEASQAGLPTEVKDMKIPPATKPKPASFRLAQHKKTPGFYVTSAAEKSPSATPASGLKETQGSPDRAGLPSPPSPPPPPLLTPSLSPVQCQEEMAEATGVQLSLKQDDKNVASMRVTRQSSLPSRELSARLSLEKFRSFAAPRPFAPSTPSRFAQAVSSAVKRSQSLSHGPKSPPSKVSPPVSPITSPSSVIQSKGLSELKQGEEVTQMAKETGL; this comes from the exons ATG GATTTCGTAAGGCCGATGAGTTTAGTCATGGATGATCGTGGATCCCAGCCCCATCCGCGGAGCACGTCCTTGAG AGTGTCGACCAAAACCAAAGCCCCGTCCCCACCAGGACTGAAGACAGCCGATTGCTCAGGTTTCTCCCAGTGGCACCCAGGAAGCCCTCGTTTAACCATGGACCAGAAGGAAAACCTGATGGATAAGGAGCTCTCTCTTATTGTGGTTTTGCCTGGTGGAGTAGAAAAGAACACCCAAGTTGAAGGAAG CAAACCCCTGATGGATCTGTTGGTCACACTGTGTGCGAAGTATCACCTAAATCCATCAAGCCACACTTTAGAACTGGTCACTGCCAACAGGAACAACATCAAACTCAAGCCCAATGCCCTTATAGGAACCTTAGATGCAGAAAAGATCATATTGAAACCGAAGGGAGAGGATAAAAATAAGAAAGCTGGTCCACAGATGCCAGAG ACTACTGTTCGGATGGTGATAAACTACAAAAAGACGCAAAAGACAGTGTTAAGAGTAAATCCTAGAGTTCCCCTCCGTGAACTGTTGCCAGCGATATGTGAGAAATGTGAATTTGACACAGAGACCACAGTTCTGCTGAGAGACATCACATCATCAGCCCCCATAGACTTGTCTGGGTCTCTTAATGATTATGCAATAAGGGAAGTTTATGCAAAAGACACACAAG GACAAGTTGTTTCTCCTGTGTGCCTAAACTCACCAGTCCCTGCAG gaCTGGTAACTCCAGGGAAAGATaaaattcagaaagaaaaagaaaataaaggccTCTTCAgtaaatttagaaaaagcaaaaagaaatcaGACCAG CCAACGACTGTCAGTGCCCCAGCTTCTCCTGTGCTTGTCAGCAAGCCTCGACCGCTCAGCATGGCCTTACCCTGCTCAAATTCAACTCCTATCGACTCTTCAACGTTCTCCGAAGTGCCAAAGAAGAGACGTGCGCCCCAACCGCCGATTCTCACGACTCAGAGCGGTCGCTCAGACTTCGCCACCCGCCAGAGAATCAACTCTGAACCCAGCACCCAACTTGATGGGATTCAG AGGAGTCCTTTAAGTCGCGGATTCTCGGCAGAATCTTCACTGAGGAGGACCAAACGCAAGGCTCCTGCACCTCCAACATCTACAAGAACCAACGTTGAAAAAGCTTTGTCAGAAGAGGAACATGCTCAAG caacTGCAGTTTCTTCCACACTGCAGGAGATTAGAGAACAGGAGGAGGCTGCTGGATCTGCAAGCTCTTCCGCTGCTCCCAAAACCCAGGGAGAGAATGGCATCCTCAACGTGTCCCCTGAATCCTCGCTCCACTCACCTTCTCCAGATGCAGAAAGTGGGAGTACAGTGGAGGCGGGTGGGGAAGATCAGTGTCTTGATCTATCCTCAGATGGCAA acgAGTGGACGGCACTGTAAATGATTCTGCAGCTCTGGATGTTAAAAGTAATGACACAAACTCATTCGAACCCACTACCACTG atAACGTTGCAGTTCAAGTTGAAGATGTTCACCCACAGCCCATCTGCAAAGAGCCGAAAGCTGATGGCAATGAAAGCGGCCTACTTCCTTCTGTAAAAAAGGATGCAGAAGTTCAGGCGTCCAGTGACGCAAATCCAGAACCCCCTCAAGAGCTGCCTGATGGGTCGGCGAGTTCAGTGACAACCAGCACGCAGTGTCCCGCTGGAGAAGATGCTCTGGTGCAAACGGATTCCACGGGACTTGCTGGGCCTCCACAACAACATGTGGACAAAGTCTCTTTATCAACTGCTCCAGTCACCTTATTGCCAGCAGAGAAAAAAGATATGTCCACTTCAACAGAAGAGCTAGAACCCTCTAAACCCTCCAAAGGCGCATCTCTCCACACTTCATCAACCTCTccgtgcaaagaaaaaaagtcgaGTGTGCCAGCCCCAAAGAAAGCATCGTTTATGCATGCAGCAGACCTTGAGCTAAAGCCGAAGCCTTCGAATGAGCTGACGAGAGATTACATCCCTAAAGTCGGGATGACGACCTACACGATCGTGCCTCAAAAATCTCTTGAGAAACACAGATACTTTGAAGTTGCACTGACACTGGAAGCGTCTCAAGAATCTCCAGGAGAAGAACTTGATTCCGTTTCTCCTGGTTTGAAAGAGGACCAGGGACAGACTGTAGTTTTaagagagaaaactgaactaaacTCTAACTTACCCAGGGATGACTTGCTGTCTAGCACAATTAATACCACTACTACTTTTAGTACTACTACACTGCAACACACTGTAAATGGAAGCATACCTGAACCTCCTCCTCCCTCACCACCCATGACTGTCCAGATCACAGACAAGATCTCCTCTGCTAATGAAGCTTCCCAAGCAGGTTTGCCAACAGAGGTCAAGGACATGAAAATTCCACCCGCAACTAAACCTAAGCCTGCTTCTTTCCGCTTGgcacagcacaaaaaaacaccTGGATTTTATGTAACTTCAGCTGCTGAGAAAAGCCCTAGTGCCACTCCTGCCTCTGGCCTCAAGGAAACTCAAGGGAGTCCAGATAGAGCAGGCCTGCCCTCTCCACCTTCCCCTCCTCCACCACCGCTTCTTACTCCTTCTTTATCTCCTGTACAGTGTCAAGAGGAGATGGCAGAGGCCACTGGAGTTCAGCTTAGTCTGAAGCAGGATGACAAGAATGTGGCCTCTATGCGAGTGACAAGGCAAAGCAGTCTGCCGTCAAGAGAGCTGAGTGCTAGGTTAAGCTTGGAAAAATTTAGGAGCTTTGCAGCTCCTAGACCTTTTGCTCCTTCGACGCCATCCCGCTTCGCCCAGGCTGTGTCCTCTGCTGTGAAAAGAAGCCAGTCTCTGTCCCACGGCCCAAAATCACCTCCCTCCAAGGTGTCTCCGCCTGTTTCTCCAATTACAAGTCCGTCATCAGTCATCCAGTCAAAGGGTTTATCTGAACTCAAG CAGGGTGAGGAGGTTACTCAGATGGCAAAAGAGACCGGACTGTAG
- the cobll1b gene encoding cordon-bleu protein-like 1b isoform X4, whose amino-acid sequence MDFVRPMSLVMDDRGSQPHPRSTSLRVSTKTKAPSPPGLKTADCSGFSQWHPGSPRLTMDQKENLMDKELSLIVVLPGGVEKNTQVEGSKPLMDLLVTLCAKYHLNPSSHTLELVTANRNNIKLKPNALIGTLDAEKIILKPKGEDKNKKAGPQMPETTVRMVINYKKTQKTVLRVNPRVPLRELLPAICEKCEFDTETTVLLRDITSSAPIDLSGSLNDYAIREVYAKDTQGLVTPGKDKIQKEKENKGLFSKFRKSKKKSDQPTTVSAPASPVLVSKPRPLSMALPCSNSTPIDSSTFSEVPKKRRAPQPPILTTQSGRSDFATRQRINSEPSTQLDGIQRSPLSRGFSAESSLRRTKRKAPAPPTSTRTNVEKALSEEEHAQATAVSSTLQEIREQEEAAGSASSSAAPKTQGENGILNVSPESSLHSPSPDAESGSTVEAGGEDQCLDLSSDGKRVDGTVNDSAALDVKSNDTNSFEPTTTDNVAVQVEDVHPQPICKEPKADGNESGLLPSVKKDAEVQASSDANPEPPQELPDGSASSVTTSTQCPAGEDALVQTDSTGLAGPPQQHVDKVSLSTAPVTLLPAEKKDMSTSTEELEPSKPSKGASLHTSSTSPCKEKKSSVPAPKKASFMHAADLELKPKPSNELTRDYIPKVGMTTYTIVPQKSLEKHRYFEVALTLEASQESPGEELDSVSPGLKEDQGQTVVLREKTELNSNLPRDDLLSSTINTTTTFSTTTLQHTVNGSIPEPPPPSPPMTVQITDKISSANEASQAGLPTEVKDMKIPPATKPKPASFRLAQHKKTPGFYVTSAAEKSPSATPASGLKETQGSPDRAGLPSPPSPPPPPLLTPSLSPVQCQEEMAEATGVQLSLKQDDKNVASMRVTRQSSLPSRELSARLSLEKFRSFAAPRPFAPSTPSRFAQAVSSAVKRSQSLSHGPKSPPSKVSPPVSPITSPSSVIQSKGLSELKQGEEVTQMAKETGL is encoded by the exons ATG GATTTCGTAAGGCCGATGAGTTTAGTCATGGATGATCGTGGATCCCAGCCCCATCCGCGGAGCACGTCCTTGAG AGTGTCGACCAAAACCAAAGCCCCGTCCCCACCAGGACTGAAGACAGCCGATTGCTCAGGTTTCTCCCAGTGGCACCCAGGAAGCCCTCGTTTAACCATGGACCAGAAGGAAAACCTGATGGATAAGGAGCTCTCTCTTATTGTGGTTTTGCCTGGTGGAGTAGAAAAGAACACCCAAGTTGAAGGAAG CAAACCCCTGATGGATCTGTTGGTCACACTGTGTGCGAAGTATCACCTAAATCCATCAAGCCACACTTTAGAACTGGTCACTGCCAACAGGAACAACATCAAACTCAAGCCCAATGCCCTTATAGGAACCTTAGATGCAGAAAAGATCATATTGAAACCGAAGGGAGAGGATAAAAATAAGAAAGCTGGTCCACAGATGCCAGAG ACTACTGTTCGGATGGTGATAAACTACAAAAAGACGCAAAAGACAGTGTTAAGAGTAAATCCTAGAGTTCCCCTCCGTGAACTGTTGCCAGCGATATGTGAGAAATGTGAATTTGACACAGAGACCACAGTTCTGCTGAGAGACATCACATCATCAGCCCCCATAGACTTGTCTGGGTCTCTTAATGATTATGCAATAAGGGAAGTTTATGCAAAAGACACACAAG gaCTGGTAACTCCAGGGAAAGATaaaattcagaaagaaaaagaaaataaaggccTCTTCAgtaaatttagaaaaagcaaaaagaaatcaGACCAG CCAACGACTGTCAGTGCCCCAGCTTCTCCTGTGCTTGTCAGCAAGCCTCGACCGCTCAGCATGGCCTTACCCTGCTCAAATTCAACTCCTATCGACTCTTCAACGTTCTCCGAAGTGCCAAAGAAGAGACGTGCGCCCCAACCGCCGATTCTCACGACTCAGAGCGGTCGCTCAGACTTCGCCACCCGCCAGAGAATCAACTCTGAACCCAGCACCCAACTTGATGGGATTCAG AGGAGTCCTTTAAGTCGCGGATTCTCGGCAGAATCTTCACTGAGGAGGACCAAACGCAAGGCTCCTGCACCTCCAACATCTACAAGAACCAACGTTGAAAAAGCTTTGTCAGAAGAGGAACATGCTCAAG caacTGCAGTTTCTTCCACACTGCAGGAGATTAGAGAACAGGAGGAGGCTGCTGGATCTGCAAGCTCTTCCGCTGCTCCCAAAACCCAGGGAGAGAATGGCATCCTCAACGTGTCCCCTGAATCCTCGCTCCACTCACCTTCTCCAGATGCAGAAAGTGGGAGTACAGTGGAGGCGGGTGGGGAAGATCAGTGTCTTGATCTATCCTCAGATGGCAA acgAGTGGACGGCACTGTAAATGATTCTGCAGCTCTGGATGTTAAAAGTAATGACACAAACTCATTCGAACCCACTACCACTG atAACGTTGCAGTTCAAGTTGAAGATGTTCACCCACAGCCCATCTGCAAAGAGCCGAAAGCTGATGGCAATGAAAGCGGCCTACTTCCTTCTGTAAAAAAGGATGCAGAAGTTCAGGCGTCCAGTGACGCAAATCCAGAACCCCCTCAAGAGCTGCCTGATGGGTCGGCGAGTTCAGTGACAACCAGCACGCAGTGTCCCGCTGGAGAAGATGCTCTGGTGCAAACGGATTCCACGGGACTTGCTGGGCCTCCACAACAACATGTGGACAAAGTCTCTTTATCAACTGCTCCAGTCACCTTATTGCCAGCAGAGAAAAAAGATATGTCCACTTCAACAGAAGAGCTAGAACCCTCTAAACCCTCCAAAGGCGCATCTCTCCACACTTCATCAACCTCTccgtgcaaagaaaaaaagtcgaGTGTGCCAGCCCCAAAGAAAGCATCGTTTATGCATGCAGCAGACCTTGAGCTAAAGCCGAAGCCTTCGAATGAGCTGACGAGAGATTACATCCCTAAAGTCGGGATGACGACCTACACGATCGTGCCTCAAAAATCTCTTGAGAAACACAGATACTTTGAAGTTGCACTGACACTGGAAGCGTCTCAAGAATCTCCAGGAGAAGAACTTGATTCCGTTTCTCCTGGTTTGAAAGAGGACCAGGGACAGACTGTAGTTTTaagagagaaaactgaactaaacTCTAACTTACCCAGGGATGACTTGCTGTCTAGCACAATTAATACCACTACTACTTTTAGTACTACTACACTGCAACACACTGTAAATGGAAGCATACCTGAACCTCCTCCTCCCTCACCACCCATGACTGTCCAGATCACAGACAAGATCTCCTCTGCTAATGAAGCTTCCCAAGCAGGTTTGCCAACAGAGGTCAAGGACATGAAAATTCCACCCGCAACTAAACCTAAGCCTGCTTCTTTCCGCTTGgcacagcacaaaaaaacaccTGGATTTTATGTAACTTCAGCTGCTGAGAAAAGCCCTAGTGCCACTCCTGCCTCTGGCCTCAAGGAAACTCAAGGGAGTCCAGATAGAGCAGGCCTGCCCTCTCCACCTTCCCCTCCTCCACCACCGCTTCTTACTCCTTCTTTATCTCCTGTACAGTGTCAAGAGGAGATGGCAGAGGCCACTGGAGTTCAGCTTAGTCTGAAGCAGGATGACAAGAATGTGGCCTCTATGCGAGTGACAAGGCAAAGCAGTCTGCCGTCAAGAGAGCTGAGTGCTAGGTTAAGCTTGGAAAAATTTAGGAGCTTTGCAGCTCCTAGACCTTTTGCTCCTTCGACGCCATCCCGCTTCGCCCAGGCTGTGTCCTCTGCTGTGAAAAGAAGCCAGTCTCTGTCCCACGGCCCAAAATCACCTCCCTCCAAGGTGTCTCCGCCTGTTTCTCCAATTACAAGTCCGTCATCAGTCATCCAGTCAAAGGGTTTATCTGAACTCAAG CAGGGTGAGGAGGTTACTCAGATGGCAAAAGAGACCGGACTGTAG